The Epinephelus fuscoguttatus linkage group LG19, E.fuscoguttatus.final_Chr_v1 genome contains the following window.
aaatactATCTGATAAAAACTATAAGACATTTCTGGGATGAAGATGAGCAGTTTTTTCAGATGGTTTGATGCAGTTCTGCTTTATTTAtgtgaaaataatcagcagtgtCATCATGCAGTGAGTCATTTGAAGATGGTGATGTCATTATGAGTCATACTGACCATCGgtgatgttttattgttgttgtgcaGGAGACCTGAGCGCTCTGAAGGAGAAGACCTTCACCCTAAAGGAAGGAGTGACATACAGACTAAAGATATACTTCAAGGTAAGACTGATGGATGCAGTCACAGAGGAATATTAAAGGATGGAGAGATCTACTGTACTTTACAACACGGATGGATTACTGTGTGTATGGATGGAGAGAACAAACAGATATTTACTGTAAGTGATAAAGAGGTAGGAGGAGAGGCAGTGCTGAGTAAGCCACCATGTGCTGTACAATTAAACCACAATATCAAACAAGACCATTATCATATTTAATGAGTCTTTTCAGTGCTGTTTCATTTCATAGTGCCGGTAAGGATTAATACCGGAGGGGCAACTTGTTTTCTAATGTCAGCGAGTTAGTTTCCAAAGTCTGATGATTGATTAGCTTTTCTAAAATTAGAAAGCCTTCCTTTGAAATTTATTGTTTGCCATGCAAGCAGGATGACTTTACGGATGATAAAGTGAGTCCACCACTTTGCTCCGGACTGAGATATCTCAGCAACGACTGGATGCATTTTGCGCTGACACTCCCCAGAGGTCGAAGCCGACTGCCTTTTCTGATctccctgacttttcctctagcgccaccagCAGGTTGAAATGTTTGGCTTTTACTGAAATACCTCATCTCTTTGGTACATATATGAATTTTCTGGCTTGGACTCCTctgttgtgtttgcatgttctttcCATGTTAGCGTGGGTTTTCTTTGGGTTTTCCAGCTTCCTtccgcagtccaaagacatacaggttacGTTAGGGACAGATAATATGTCATCACATCTCTTTCCATagctatgcagatgatacacagctCTACCTTTTATACCGTCCGACACCAGAAAATTAGCTCCTCTTTATAGTTGCCTAGATGACATAAAAAGATGGATGTCCCAAAACTTCTTTTAAACTTAACTCCAAAAAGACAGAAGTTCCAACACTGGCCCCGAACATATCTCAAAACAAATTCAGCCACTCGTCAGCCCCCTCGCTGTGAACATAAAATCAAGTGTAAAAAATCTGGGTGTTATTCTGGATAGTGATTTGATTTAGGAGCAACATGTAAGGAACATAGTCCAGTCTTGGTTTTACCAGCTGAggaatattttcaaacaggCCCCTCAGGTCTGAGCATCAGACCAGCCGTCTCTGTTCACATCTTTAAATCTCATGTGAATACTTACTTTTACAGATTGGCTTTTCCTGACAGTTGAGAAGacttaagccctttttagacaggaattgtgcaaatttgcaggaaagcccaatcagtcttttttcagcattggcagtataaaaacaaaatcagggagtgtagcaaaatgccgcctatctacttttgtttatacagaatgcgccttttacggggcaatggggggcgtgaacaagtaacaaaacgtgtagctcagtgtgtgacgtaaacagtgacgtgggagggaagccgcagctagTCAGTCATtcgcgattctctcgtaagtcggcccgttcttcaccgtccccgtcatctgacagttaatggcctcttcgtttgcgtgggcaaggagggtgcacaattctttgtctccccagttgctcatctttacagtgtctgtcaggtttgcgtttcctgtttcctgtttatccaccgccagtgggtcgcacgtgcggcgtcatcaacagctccttccacaagtcttcaacagcccctcccgttgtggagggccgcctcggtctgtttaaactaaaagggttctgccaatatgactaccctaggaggtggaaaattgggcacctcggatcaactagCCAATCTGGCTCCGTGTGTTTAAatgctcacagcttgccggcaaaacggcccaacatttgtggaatctctggcagtgtaaaaggggctttattGTGTGTATGGGAGTATATGTGTTTACAgccatgtgtgtatgtatgtatgctaCAGGTATATATGTGTTTAAGTGTATATGTTGGTGTAGGCATTTGTAGTATATGCTTATGTTTTATTAGtatcacttttgttttgtattttcttcaCCTTGGAAAACACTTTGTACTTTCAGCTCAAAAGTGCTCGACAAACAAAGttagtatttttattattatcgaTTTTTGACTCAGCTACAAATGTAATGTACGAATGTAGCATATCTGTGATTTGGAGAGATCTAAAATcctaacatttattctggctaAGATTTGATTAGCAGGTTGCtcaagtacagcctcacagagctgctagcttTGCTGTTGACTCCTGTTGTGTCAGTTCCAATTataagaaaggaagaaaagagtAGAAAATCCAGcagagtaacttgcccaacaatAGTGAGGCAACCACTGCTCCTGTTTGTGCTTCATTTTTGCCCAAATGATTTACTGAAGTGATCATCAAGTTGTCAGCTGAGTGAGTACAAAGCTTTCATTTTGTCATTGGTAACTGCCCCAAATTCCTCCCAGTTCACATTTAATATTAAGCACAACCATGGTAGGTCTTTCTTCCTCTTAATAATTTTCCATTACTCATTCCCTCTAATGCCCCTCTGCATTAATGTCTGAGTATTCTTTCTCCACTACCTTGTATCACcgtcttttcctttttcttgccgtcttctcttcatcttcatcttttctctccttgccccaccatcatcatcactttcTCACACCTCCGTcctcttccctctccttttcccACTCTGTAACAAACAAACCCCTCGGCACTcctgtaaacacacagcagctatTTCCCAAGCTGCATCCTCATGTCATGTTcactataaataaatacagactgCAGACGATGAAGCGTTTTTGAAAGGAAATGCAGAGCAGTtatacatgagagaaagagcgTACCCGGAGGCTATAGAAAGGATGTTTATGGAACAATGATAACATTAAATATTATTAAGTATTTCTACATTCGCCCTGTTAGCCACAAGAATAAtgcaccaacaaacaacaaggtCAACCCAGGAACTCGATTCAGCGGTCATTGCTGTTCATCATATCTGTAAAACTCAGTGGAGCTGCTGGTAAACACTGAGGGAGAAGTTGAATACCTGAtcatacactcaccggccactttattaggtacacgtGTTCACCTGcttgttaacacaaatagctaatcagccaatcacatggcagcaactcagtgcatttagacatgtagacatggtcaagacgacctgctgcagacgggctggtctgagtatttactgggattttcatgcACGGCATGACATCTCTCatctgaggctacagttcacacaggctcaccaaaactggacaatagaagattggaaaaacgttgcctggtctgatgagtctggatttctgctgccacattcagatggtagggtcagaatttggcgtcacggatccatcctgccttgtatcaacggttcaggctgctgctggtggtgtaatggtgtgggggagattttcttagtaccgactgagcatggtttaaacaccacagcctacctgagtattgttgctgaccgtgtccatcccttcatgaccacagtgtacccatcttctgatggctacttccagcaggataacgcaccatgtcacaaagctcacatcatctcaaactggtttcttgaacatgacaatgagttcactgtactccaatggcctccatagtcaccagatctcagtccgatagagcacctttgggatgtggtggaacgggagattctcatcatggatgtgcagccgacaaatctgcagcaactgtgtgatgtcatcatgtcaatatggaccaacatctctgaggaatgtttccagcaccttgttgaatctatgacaccaagaattaaggcaaaAGGAGGTCCACAGTATTTGAGGCGATACCTGGAACTTCCTCAGGCGTCTGAGGTCAGGGCCTCAGTGAAGTGAATATCGAGGTACTTGCAGCTGCTCCAAAACTCCACTATCATCTCCTTAGTTTTGCCAGCGTTCAGGAGTAGGTTGTTGTTCTGACACCAGCAGGTCAGATCCTCTACTTCTTTCAGGATGGCCTTTTCATTGTCATCACCACAGCTGTGTCGTCAGCAGACTTGATGGTGTTGGGGCTGAAAGTGGCTGCACAGTTGGGTGTGTACAGGAAGTACAGCTGGGGACTCAAAATGCAGCTATAAAGAAAGCGTGTGATGTGTGTGGGTAGAGGCAGAGGGAGTACTCGAGGGACTTGGCTCTGTGGGGAGAAAGAGATGTGCTGAGACTGACCAAAAATCTGAGTGACTgactctgctctgctgtgagGACACCTGCTGGACAGATGGCTTCActgtgctctttttttttcttttttttttttaatgcaacctCACCTCGAACAAGaaaatgctcacacacactcactgtgtgTGAGCATTTTGCCTGAGATGTTCTTAAAAGCATGGAAATCAATATACAAGAAAGGTATTTATATTAGACAAATgtagatctatctatctatctatctatgttcACTCatccaaccaaccaaccagttGAGTTTAGTCATCACTACGAGTACTGCCCAGCCCGTGAAAATGGCTGTATGATGTcatctgtggctctggaggacgcgccctgatgacatcatactGATGTCATCCAGAGTTGTTATCTCGGTTTTAGGTTTGACATTTCAATATAGAGTAGAAAGCCTGCTTTAAAATCTGAAGATGGATATTTGACAGAAGAGGGCATTAAGACAGCAGGAGCAGTGTAATAAAAGAAACTGTTAAGTTGCACTGTGGGAAATGTAGTATCCACACAAGGGACTAAAAGTCACAGAGGAAACAATGTACCACACACTGTGGTCACTCTAGTTTTATGCTAACATTGAGGTGCCAGTTTTATCAGTAACTGACAGACAAGTCAATGACAGATTTGGAGATCTGatgaaactctgtgtgtgtgtgtgtgtgtgtgtgcgtgtgtgtgtctgcaggtgaACAGAGAAATCGTTGCTGGCTTGCGGTACCATCATGTGACCACCAGAAAAGGAATTACAGGTAAGTTCAGTTCAGCCTCCATCACATGTAAACTGACAAGAACACATGAAGCAACTGAACATCACTCAGTGTCCATGTTCATCATTTCTGCCCTGCAGTTTAACCAAAGAACAGATGATTTCAGATGCAACTCAGCCTCCATCATGTGTGCTGTGCATCTATTATTGCAGTGGAGGAAAAGTAGCATCAACACAGTTAACATTTATGACCTAAAAttacaccctgatgaagactctgGTTGAAACACATTGACACTCGAGGCAGTTTACTAGACTTcactcagctccctctggagccacaaacaTCTTTTTGTCTCATTAGTCAGTAGCATTCTCCCAAGTGTCCATTTTCTGTCTCCCTGCAGTGGACAAGGTGACGTACATGGTGGGAAGTTACGGCCCCAAGGCAGAGGTGATCGAGTTTCTATGCCCGGTGGAGGAGGCACCCAAAGGCATGATGTCACGCGGCCACTATCAGGTCACATCCCGCCTCATCGACGACGACAGGAACGTCTGCTTGAGCTGGGAGTGGAACTTCGACATCACCAAGGACTGGAATGAATAGAGGGAGAGAGCGTGTGAGAGATGATCTCTTCCCTTCTTTCACTCCTGTTCTCCACCTCCCTCTTTTCCTTTCCCTTTCACCCTCCTCCATCTCGTCCTGTGGGAGCAGCCTCGTGACGGCCTGAGTCAGGAGGctctactcctcctcctcttcctcctttttctcttcttGTCTGTTTAATGCAGGTGTCCTGATGGGGCTCCCCCGTCTCTCTGCCTTCTGTCCCTGCATTTATAGCCTTCTTCAAGATTCTTCTACATCTATAACCCGTCCATGCAGAGGCGTCCACACGACGGAGCTTTCTGGATGACCAGTCTacctttcctttttctttcagtttccTTTCTCCCACCCTGCCTTCATGTATCAGCAAAAACAGGCGATAAAAGGAAGTCAGTTTGTGGCACAAAGGGAAATATGATATACACATACAATGCATAATAACAAAAATCCAATAGCTGTCGAACAGACGTCCCCAAAGAGTTGAAATATGTGAATGCTCAGTAGGAACTGTGGATATACACGTCAGAACATCAGAGagtaacactgaaaacacaccaagcagtgAGGAAGTGCGGCTCATTTTTCTGTGGCCAGGAGGcgtgttcatgtgtttcaggCAGGAACAAATCCTTTGTAGCATACATCAACATGTCACAGCAGTCACAGGACTCTGTGTACAGGTGCAGGGATTGCTGCAAAGTCTGCCCAGCTTTTAGTCCGGCAGCACTTTCCCACAGAATCACACGGCCGCTGCAGCTTTCCATAGACATCGCATGGCACTTCGTCACTGCTTGGTGTGTTGTCAGTGTAAAGGAGGCCGCAGAGGGAGCGACATGATATGAAAAATACTGTGTGAGATGCGGCAGAGGCTGTAGCAACTCATGGAGGCCTTAAAACTCTGAGGGCACAAACATGGTCCATGTAAGTAGGCAAATACAGATACTTAGAGCTACCCAGCATTGATGTGAgtccagtcaaaaagcttaGTGCTGAGTGTTGCATCAATATAATCATGAGAGACttgtttttatggtaaaaagaaaatctatgaacatgtgcacataagatttaaaaatgtgaaaattccCTATCGACCCCAAAGACCCCATtgagatggtatgatttaaggaggATGATGAATCCATAGCTGAATAGggggtctagacgctggtggtggtagaggttgtgaagatgagatgagaagatggagaagtgctgatgatctggatgagtagaggaatgagcctttgttcagctcgtcctggactctggatacgatggcgGGAGGTGgacggggtggaggagggcgccacagttctgcctaaaatgacggctgacagcagcagaggagagcgcaggtttaaaattttgcagtggcatcctgattggctgagagagaaCTGGGCGgagtttgattggataactagaagagtgaacacccatagtcagctgactagaggaagcagtgggagggagagggagagaactgtgaatggatgagtcttcctgattgaacttacgcaCAGGGGCGCTATAGCATGAAATAACAAGAGGAAGCTGAAACAGCCACCACCTCTAGCTGAACATGAAGTCTCTTTAGACAGGGAAGCACCTTCCTCCACAGacgccatgtttgttgttgctaTTAGCTCCATGTTGGCCCCACAAGGACGGACATTTGTATATCCACCAGTGGGTAAGAGCGCACATTGAGGGATGCACCAAATGCTGTCATTTGAGTTCTCATATACTTGCATGGACCATGTTTGTACTCTTAGCGTCAAAATGCACACTCCTCTCAGTCATAACTCAGTCACATCTGGACACACAGAAATAATCCGTATTTTTTTTAGATCCAGTGTGACTACAGGATCCCCAGGGTATCATTATCTCTGATGTCCATTGCTAAAAAATCTACTTTTAAAATATCATAGGAAAATGTTAATTTCAACTCAAGATCTTTCCTGAAAAATCATCATGCTTTTAATTTTACTTCAGTATCAAAGTGATCTAGTGATATTTGTCCGTACATCTGTGGGTACACTTCAAACAGGTAGTGCTCAGAACTAATTTGCCGTATTTTTATGGTGCCAAAAAAGGGCGTCAAACCCACCCCATAACTCCCTGATCTCATGGTGACAttatacttcctgtttacaaggCATTATGAAGACTGTAGTTCCAAAACTTAAAACATAACTATCCCCCAAATAGAGGTacgacaaaaaataaaaataggagTGACATAATCTggtctgttttgtctgtttttgtaattaCAAACTTGCAGGAAGTAACATCATCAATTATACAGGAAGTAAAAATAGATGTTTTAGAAACCTCTAGCAAGATTACCCTCTAAATATCCCAGTATTGTTGTTTTAAATCGTTAATAAACTGGGGTGAAACGATGAATCACCTGCTCTCACAATGTGCACAACCTGCATTTTTGACCTGTGTTTTCTCAAACTCAGACATGGTGTATTTTAACATCGCAGTTTTCTTTCCAAACACCAGTTTTCTCGAGTCTTTGTGGAGCGTTTCATAACAGCAGACCAATTAAAGACTGTAACTGAACTGTGCATAATGTAGAAAGAGATGCATGTATGTACCGTAGGATTTGATACTACTCAtccagtgaaaatgaaaagtttcCCTTTCTAAACCTCTCTCATATTCCAAGGACACAAGGTGTGAATACGATCTGCTCAATGAAACATTTTAAGATGGTAGCTGAACGATGGAGTGCTGTCTGAGAAGTATATCAAGGGATGAATCGATtccctttaagaaaaaaaaaaagaaatattattGTGTTGAGTCTTTGGATATGATAGTGTCATTGTTGCTGAACATATTGAACATTGAAACTCCATTTGAACTCGTCGTGATCTAAGACTAActgtaaatgttggcttgttGGGTGTTGCATGGTTTAGCAAGattctctcttccttttttaCGACTTTATTGTAAAAtttaatgtgattaaaaaaaaaaaaaagatactgaCGCAATATCCAGATGTCAATGATTGCCATATTCTGCAGATACAGTTATTTACAGGGATATTTTTAAAGGCACAGACCAGCTGGAAACGGCTGTCTGTGTTTAATGCCCCAGCCTGTACCGACCAAGTGCTGCATCCTCAAATATTGGTGTCAAATCTAATATCCTGTATCTTTTAATAAAGGCAATTCAAACAGCAAAGTGGGACGCctcttttgaaatatttgtccTGCATGCACATGAAGCAGTCCAAGGGCTTATTACTGATAAAAGAAGGAAgaaataacatgttaattagctTTAGAGTTGACAGCAGGTGTATTCTGTTACTTTTAGCCAGCTATTTCCATCTGTTtcatctttatgctaagctaagctaaccagctggaAGTGtcttcatatttaccatacagacATAACAGTGGTTTCAATCTCCTCAACTAACTCTTGGCAACAAAGTGACTAAGTGTATTTCACCAAATGTCGAACTTTTCCTGTAAGAATGCAACATTTTTAGTTGTCCACTGactctttgaaacctggagcaacatcactgttcttgtgttgctttcagacgcctttcgcaagtatttaaacctttgaactctGAACTAATTGGTGTTATTTCTTTCAGAAACAAAGGggaaaggcaatgagcaacttggtgaaattgcaaaaaataaaataaagtcaagtcaagtaaaataaaataaaataaagtgcagtaaagtaaaataaaaatagaatagaaaaataaagtaaattttaaaaaatgaaatagaataaagtaaagtgcagtaaagtaaaataaaaataaaatagaatagaaaaataaagtaaaataaaattttaaaaaatgaaatagaataaagtaaaatgcagtaaaataaaataaaataataaagtaaaataaaatagagtagaaaagcaaagtaaaataaaaaataaaatgaaataaaataaagtgcagtaaagtcaaataaaataaaatagaataaaaataaaataaagtaaaatgcagtaaaataaaataataaagtaaaataaaatagaatagaaaagcaaagtaaaataaaaaaataaaataaaatgaaataaaataaaataaag
Protein-coding sequences here:
- the arhgdig gene encoding rho GDP-dissociation inhibitor 3 isoform X1, coding for MLGLDVCEFGGQVLELLWLTMCYRGLMADKKDLYIEEEEDDRNLNYVAPVQKTLDEIQQLDKDDESLVKYKQTLLGMTPMLADPNVPNIQVTRLTLLCDTAPEPITMDLTGDLSALKEKTFTLKEGVTYRLKIYFKVNREIVAGLRYHHVTTRKGITVDKVTYMVGSYGPKAEVIEFLCPVEEAPKGMMSRGHYQVTSRLIDDDRNVCLSWEWNFDITKDWNE
- the arhgdig gene encoding rho GDP-dissociation inhibitor 3 isoform X2; translation: MADKKDLYIEEEEDDRNLNYVAPVQKTLDEIQQLDKDDESLVKYKQTLLGMTPMLADPNVPNIQVTRLTLLCDTAPEPITMDLTGDLSALKEKTFTLKEGVTYRLKIYFKVNREIVAGLRYHHVTTRKGITVDKVTYMVGSYGPKAEVIEFLCPVEEAPKGMMSRGHYQVTSRLIDDDRNVCLSWEWNFDITKDWNE